A single region of the Gemmatimonadales bacterium genome encodes:
- a CDS encoding type IV pilus twitching motility protein PilT, whose amino-acid sequence MARLDRLIQALHEQRADALELAAGKPAALVRDGAARPLTKESLSDTQIAALVREIAPAGAVSGAAASAPVRFEYRAPAGAVQVELPVGGPGAGARLRPVGNGAAAPAAAPPADQREARDAIERLLRELAAAGASDLHLRSGEPPMLRRGGELERHGTEPLAAERLEVMLASIMGPRELAEFRETGDTDWAYEIDGVGRFRCNAGRDRHGPLGVFRTIGSQVPTADELGLSREVQNLCYLSKGLVLVTGPTGSGKSTTLAALIDLVNRTRGDHIITIEDPIEFVHGSKRCLVTQRQVGQHTRSFKQALRAALREDPDVVMVGEMRDLETVSIAIETAETGHLVFGTLHTTSAASTIDRIIDQFPADRQAQIRVMLAESLRGVITQVLCRKVGGGRAAAREVLLTIPAISNLIREGKTFQIASIMQTNRRLGMVPLNDALLELVDAGQVEPKEAYMKAAEKVGFAAALKAKRHDVSFLAEA is encoded by the coding sequence GTGGCTCGACTCGACCGATTGATCCAGGCGCTCCACGAGCAGCGCGCCGACGCGCTCGAGCTCGCGGCCGGAAAACCCGCGGCGCTGGTGCGGGATGGCGCGGCACGCCCGCTCACGAAGGAGTCGCTGAGCGATACGCAGATCGCGGCGCTGGTGCGGGAGATCGCCCCCGCGGGCGCGGTGAGCGGCGCAGCGGCGAGCGCGCCGGTTCGATTCGAATATCGGGCCCCGGCCGGCGCCGTCCAGGTCGAGCTGCCGGTGGGCGGCCCTGGCGCGGGCGCGCGGCTCCGGCCGGTCGGCAATGGCGCCGCCGCGCCGGCCGCCGCGCCGCCGGCGGACCAGCGCGAGGCGCGCGATGCCATCGAACGCTTGCTTCGGGAGCTGGCCGCGGCGGGTGCATCGGACCTCCACCTCCGGAGTGGTGAGCCGCCGATGCTCCGGCGCGGCGGCGAGCTGGAGCGGCACGGCACCGAGCCTCTGGCCGCCGAGCGCCTCGAGGTCATGCTCGCGAGCATCATGGGCCCGCGAGAGCTGGCGGAATTTCGCGAGACGGGCGACACCGACTGGGCGTACGAGATCGACGGGGTCGGCCGGTTCCGCTGCAACGCGGGGCGGGATCGCCACGGCCCGCTCGGCGTGTTCCGCACCATTGGGAGCCAGGTGCCGACGGCCGACGAGCTCGGTCTGAGTCGGGAAGTGCAGAACCTCTGCTATCTGAGCAAGGGGCTCGTGCTCGTCACCGGACCGACCGGCTCCGGCAAGTCCACCACGCTCGCCGCTCTGATCGACCTGGTGAATCGCACCCGCGGCGACCACATCATCACGATCGAGGACCCCATCGAGTTCGTGCACGGGAGCAAGCGGTGCCTCGTGACTCAGCGTCAGGTCGGCCAGCACACCCGCTCGTTCAAGCAGGCGCTCCGCGCCGCACTGCGCGAGGATCCGGACGTCGTGATGGTGGGCGAGATGCGCGACCTCGAGACCGTCTCCATCGCCATCGAAACGGCGGAGACGGGGCACCTCGTCTTCGGCACATTGCACACCACCTCCGCGGCGTCGACGATCGATCGCATCATCGACCAGTTTCCCGCCGATCGCCAGGCGCAGATCCGGGTCATGCTGGCCGAGTCGCTGCGCGGCGTCATCACCCAGGTGCTCTGCCGCAAGGTCGGGGGCGGCCGTGCGGCCGCTCGCGAGGTGCTGCTCACGATCCCGGCGATCTCGAACCTGATCCGGGAAGGCAAGACCTTCCAGATCGCGTCCATCATGCAGACCAACCGCAGGCTGGGCATGGTGCCGCTCAACGACGCCCTCCTCGAGCTGGTCGACGCCGGCCAGGTCGAGCCCAAGGAGGCGTACATGAAGGCGGCCGAGAAGGTGGGGTTCGCTGCGGCACTCAAGGCCAAGCGGCACGACGTGTCCTTCCTCGCCGAGGCCTAG
- a CDS encoding NAD(P)-dependent oxidoreductase: protein MSVAFLGLGAIGAPMAAHLARRGDLVVWNRTAARAEAFARAHGCRAAATPRAAAAGAGTVLACLPTSAEVESLLDGPEGLEAGLARGTLFLDCTSGDPAGARRIAARLHARGVAYADCPVSGGTNGAEAGTLTVMVGADEATFARAMPVLAAFGQRIEHMGPVGAGDAVKAVNNALLAVHIEAFAEGFVALVKAGVPARHALAVLNASSGRSFVSESLVPDRVLTGAWPQTFRLALLEKDVRIALGLLDETGVRGPLIRLAGRLFAEARAELGEGADYLEAIKLVERDAGTEIRG from the coding sequence ATGAGCGTCGCTTTTCTCGGCCTCGGCGCCATCGGCGCGCCGATGGCGGCGCACCTGGCACGCCGCGGCGACCTCGTCGTGTGGAATCGCACCGCGGCGCGCGCGGAGGCTTTCGCTCGTGCGCACGGATGCCGCGCGGCTGCCACCCCCCGCGCGGCCGCCGCTGGTGCCGGCACGGTGCTCGCCTGCCTGCCGACCTCGGCCGAGGTCGAATCGCTGCTCGACGGGCCGGAGGGGCTCGAGGCCGGTCTCGCGCGCGGCACGCTCTTCCTCGATTGCACCTCGGGCGATCCCGCTGGCGCGCGCCGGATTGCCGCACGTCTCCACGCACGCGGCGTTGCCTACGCCGACTGCCCGGTGAGCGGCGGCACCAATGGCGCCGAGGCCGGCACCCTCACCGTCATGGTCGGCGCGGATGAGGCGACGTTTGCGCGCGCCATGCCGGTGCTCGCCGCGTTCGGCCAGCGCATCGAGCACATGGGCCCGGTGGGCGCGGGAGATGCGGTGAAGGCGGTGAATAACGCCCTCCTCGCGGTGCACATCGAGGCGTTCGCCGAAGGCTTTGTCGCGCTGGTCAAGGCGGGCGTGCCCGCCCGCCACGCGCTCGCGGTGCTCAATGCATCAAGCGGCCGCTCGTTCGTGAGCGAATCGCTCGTGCCCGACCGCGTGCTCACCGGCGCCTGGCCGCAGACCTTCCGACTCGCACTGCTCGAGAAGGACGTGCGCATCGCGCTTGGGCTGCTCGACGAGACCGGCGTGCGCGGGCCGCTCATCCGCCTCGCAGGCCGGCTCTTTGCCGAGGCGCGGGCTGAGCTGGGAGAGGGCGCCGACTATCTCGAGGCGATCAAGCTCGTCGAGCGCGACGCCGGCACCGAGATCCGCGGGTGA
- a CDS encoding ABC transporter permease — protein MTRRFSWSRVVLAALGACLVLFIVGPLLRLLLVASPASLSTALADPDLRASIALTVVTATAATAVATFLGVPLAYLLARRDFPGRRAVQGLIELPVVVPHPVAGIALLLFLGRRSALGGAFAQIGIEFVSHVPGIVAAMLFVSAPLLVSGAQEAFRSVDPKLERVARSLGDTPARAFRRVTLPLAARGILAGAILAWARSASEFGAIVILTYNPKVASTFIFDTFTALGLEAAAPAAVVLLLIALGIFLLIRLVQPMERA, from the coding sequence ATGACTCGCCGGTTCTCGTGGTCGCGGGTGGTGCTCGCGGCACTGGGCGCGTGCCTCGTCCTCTTCATCGTGGGCCCGCTGCTCCGACTCCTCCTCGTGGCCTCGCCCGCGAGCTTGAGCACCGCGCTCGCCGATCCCGATCTGCGCGCTTCCATCGCCCTCACGGTGGTCACGGCCACCGCAGCCACCGCCGTCGCGACATTCCTGGGGGTGCCGCTCGCGTATCTGCTCGCGCGCCGCGACTTTCCGGGACGCCGCGCCGTGCAGGGCCTCATCGAGCTGCCCGTGGTCGTGCCCCACCCCGTCGCGGGGATCGCGCTCCTGCTGTTTCTCGGGCGGCGCTCGGCCCTGGGCGGCGCATTCGCGCAGATCGGGATCGAGTTCGTGAGCCACGTGCCCGGCATCGTGGCCGCCATGCTCTTCGTCTCCGCGCCGCTGCTCGTGAGCGGCGCGCAGGAGGCGTTTCGCTCGGTGGACCCCAAGCTCGAGCGGGTGGCCCGGTCGCTCGGCGACACGCCGGCGCGCGCCTTTCGCCGCGTGACACTGCCGCTCGCCGCGCGCGGCATTCTGGCCGGCGCCATTCTCGCCTGGGCCCGGAGTGCGAGCGAGTTCGGCGCCATCGTGATCCTCACTTACAATCCGAAGGTGGCGAGCACGTTCATCTTCGACACCTTCACCGCCCTCGGGCTCGAGGCGGCGGCGCCGGCCGCGGTCGTGCTGCTGCTCATCGCGCTGGGCATTTTCTTGCTCATTCGCCTGGTGCAGCCGATGGAGCGCGCGTGA